Proteins co-encoded in one Streptomyces sp. NBC_01283 genomic window:
- a CDS encoding SulP family inorganic anion transporter encodes MPGVPPGVRTLRTYRREWLFKDLVAGVVLTTLLVPQGMAYAELAGLPPITGLYTSVLCLLAYAVAGPSRILVLGPDSSLGPMIAATVLPLVASDGDSARAVALASVLALMVGAITILAGVARLGFVADLISKPTMIGYMNGLALTILIGQLPKLFGFSTDADGLIAELDAFLDGLSDGDAVPAAVTVGGCGIVLILFLQRFLPKVPAVLVMVVLAIGSSVLFDLGDHGVRLVGRLPEGLPPFTVPDIRWDDLGPLFVGALGIALVSLADTISNASAFATRTGQEVRGDNEMIAIGTANAAAGLFQGFPVSTSGSRTAVAERAGAKTQLTGVIGAALILLMLVLLPGLFRALPQPTLAAVVITASLSLADLRGTARLWHQRKAEFWLCVAAFLGVALLGVLPGIAVAVGLSILNVFRRAWWPYSTELGRVPGLEGYHDVRSHQGAEHLPGLVILRFDAPLFFANAKSFRDQILRYTRTTSPLECVLIAAEPVTDVDTTAADILEDLDRTLQDRGVALVFAELKDPVRRKIERYGLTRPFDPAAFYPTVESAIEAYRSRTGTDWG; translated from the coding sequence GTGCCCGGAGTACCCCCCGGCGTCCGGACGCTGCGCACCTACCGCCGGGAGTGGCTGTTCAAGGACCTCGTCGCCGGAGTCGTCCTGACCACGCTCCTCGTCCCGCAGGGCATGGCGTACGCGGAGCTGGCGGGGCTGCCCCCGATCACCGGCCTGTACACGTCCGTGCTCTGCCTGCTCGCGTACGCCGTGGCGGGGCCTTCCCGCATCCTCGTGCTGGGCCCCGACTCGTCCCTCGGCCCGATGATCGCCGCGACCGTGCTGCCGCTGGTGGCATCCGACGGCGACAGCGCCCGCGCGGTCGCCCTCGCCTCGGTCCTGGCCCTGATGGTCGGGGCGATCACGATCCTGGCGGGGGTCGCGCGCCTGGGCTTCGTCGCCGACCTCATCTCCAAGCCCACCATGATCGGCTACATGAACGGCCTGGCGCTGACCATCCTCATCGGCCAACTGCCCAAGCTCTTCGGCTTCTCCACGGACGCCGACGGGCTGATCGCCGAACTGGACGCCTTCCTCGACGGACTGTCCGACGGGGACGCGGTGCCCGCCGCCGTCACCGTGGGCGGCTGCGGCATCGTCCTGATCCTGTTCCTCCAGCGTTTCCTGCCGAAGGTGCCGGCCGTGCTGGTCATGGTGGTGCTCGCCATCGGCTCGTCGGTCCTGTTCGACCTGGGCGACCACGGGGTGCGCCTGGTCGGCAGGCTGCCCGAGGGACTGCCTCCCTTCACCGTCCCCGACATCCGCTGGGACGACCTCGGGCCGCTCTTCGTCGGTGCGCTGGGCATCGCGCTGGTGTCCCTGGCCGACACCATCTCCAACGCCTCGGCCTTCGCGACCCGCACCGGCCAGGAGGTCCGCGGCGACAACGAGATGATCGCCATCGGCACGGCCAACGCGGCGGCGGGCCTGTTCCAGGGCTTCCCCGTCAGCACCAGCGGATCACGGACGGCCGTGGCCGAACGGGCCGGAGCCAAGACCCAGCTCACGGGGGTGATCGGCGCCGCCCTGATCCTGCTCATGCTCGTCCTGCTGCCCGGCCTCTTCCGCGCACTGCCGCAGCCCACCCTGGCCGCGGTGGTCATCACCGCCTCGCTCTCGCTGGCCGACCTGCGCGGCACCGCGCGGCTGTGGCACCAGCGAAAGGCGGAGTTCTGGCTGTGCGTGGCGGCCTTCCTCGGCGTGGCGCTGCTCGGGGTGCTGCCGGGCATCGCGGTGGCCGTGGGCCTGTCCATCCTGAACGTGTTCCGGCGCGCGTGGTGGCCCTACAGCACGGAGCTCGGTCGCGTGCCCGGCCTGGAGGGATACCACGACGTCCGCTCCCACCAGGGCGCCGAGCACCTGCCGGGCCTGGTGATACTCCGCTTCGACGCGCCCCTGTTCTTCGCCAACGCCAAGTCGTTCCGCGACCAGATCCTGCGCTACACCCGCACCACGTCACCGCTGGAGTGCGTGCTGATCGCGGCCGAGCCGGTGACCGACGTCGACACGACAGCGGCCGACATCCTGGAGGACCTGGACCGGACGCTCCAGGACCGCGGCGTCGCCCTCGTCTTCGCCGAACTCAAGGACCCCGTACGGCGCAAGATCGAACGCTACGGCCTGACCCGCCCCTTCGACCCGGCCGCGTTCTACCCGACGGTGGAGAGCGCGATCGAGGCCTACCGCTCACGCACCGGCACGGACTGGGGCTAG
- a CDS encoding cation-translocating P-type ATPase has product MTAQAPGQGAPVTPGHAWYARSAEAVAGQLGVDPAVGLDAARVASRRAEDGPNVLPEERPTPALLRFLGQFTSYMQMILVASAVVSLAIQEWGTAVVLMALTVLNAVIGIRQEGKAESAMNALKAMTKATARVRREGREAEIPAEEVVVGDIVLLAAGEEVPADGRLVAASALQIDESALTGESVPVSKDATAVRGEELGPVDQTDMAFMTTPVTHGSGVLVVTATGAATELGRISGMLSATKREESPLTRELNRLTLWIVGAAGITMVVMFALGRGRGEAWDALFISAVSLAIAAVPEALPTVTQTILSMGGLDLARRHAIVKDLPSVETLGFTSAVNSDKTGTLTMNQMTVVEVVDAFDRYTVSGSGYALEGKVHHAAGTSASIDDAILPYLVASDASLVDGRLVGDPTEGALLVLGHKAGLDVTATRERLPRLATLPFDPAYKLMATFHPATDDKGQPVVRCFVKGAAPAVLARTATALSGHSEIAFDACLRERAEGEVERMERIGHRVMAAATRDLDPATVKLDGDLLALVTELRITSLVGMVDPPRAESKAAVAAAQAAHIRVRMVTGDDVITGAAVAEQVGIGGEAILGAEFAALPEDERLARIDDIGVVGRVAPEHKVLLAETLKKNGDVVAMTGDGVNDAPAIKAADIGIAMGSGTEVAKNAGRMILSDDNFATIVHAVEQGRKIYDNLTKYIRFVLVLLVVFVLTFLGAAVFDIADGEPFTPPQVLWIHFVVNAAFGFSLGFDRVSPGLMARRPRPRGEAVMTPALMLTVGLAGVAVSAGLLALIQLGESRYDSVRVGNSIAFASFALCLIVAALECRSQTGTVLTADTFDSKQLNWTILGEFMLAVLVTQTDAFNRLLDTVPLGIGQFGWALLPALALLALWEVGKLIARNRARPAGPERR; this is encoded by the coding sequence ATGACCGCCCAGGCGCCGGGCCAGGGCGCACCTGTGACACCGGGTCACGCCTGGTACGCACGCTCGGCAGAGGCGGTGGCCGGGCAGCTCGGCGTGGACCCGGCCGTGGGCCTCGACGCCGCCCGTGTGGCGTCGAGGCGCGCCGAGGACGGGCCCAACGTCCTCCCGGAGGAGCGGCCGACACCGGCCCTGCTCCGGTTCCTCGGTCAGTTCACCTCGTACATGCAGATGATCCTCGTCGCCTCCGCGGTGGTGTCGCTGGCCATCCAGGAATGGGGCACGGCGGTGGTGCTGATGGCACTGACCGTGCTGAACGCCGTCATCGGGATACGTCAGGAGGGCAAGGCGGAGAGCGCCATGAACGCCCTGAAGGCGATGACGAAGGCGACGGCGCGGGTGCGGCGCGAGGGGCGCGAGGCCGAGATCCCCGCCGAGGAGGTGGTCGTCGGGGACATCGTGCTGCTCGCGGCGGGGGAGGAAGTACCCGCGGACGGACGGCTCGTGGCGGCCAGCGCCCTGCAGATCGACGAGTCCGCGCTCACCGGCGAGAGCGTCCCCGTGTCGAAGGACGCCACAGCCGTGAGGGGGGAGGAGCTGGGCCCGGTCGACCAGACGGACATGGCGTTCATGACGACCCCGGTCACCCACGGCAGCGGCGTGCTGGTCGTCACGGCCACCGGCGCCGCCACGGAACTCGGCCGCATCTCGGGCATGTTGTCGGCGACCAAGCGTGAAGAGTCGCCTCTCACCCGGGAGTTGAACCGGCTGACGCTGTGGATCGTCGGAGCGGCCGGGATCACCATGGTCGTGATGTTCGCCCTGGGACGCGGACGGGGCGAGGCGTGGGACGCGCTGTTCATCAGCGCCGTGTCGCTGGCCATCGCCGCCGTCCCCGAGGCGCTGCCGACGGTGACGCAGACCATCCTGTCGATGGGCGGGCTCGACCTGGCCCGGCGGCACGCCATCGTCAAGGATCTGCCGTCCGTGGAGACGCTGGGCTTCACCTCGGCCGTGAACTCCGACAAGACCGGCACCCTGACGATGAACCAGATGACCGTGGTCGAGGTCGTGGACGCCTTCGACCGCTACACCGTCTCGGGAAGCGGCTACGCCCTCGAAGGCAAGGTCCACCACGCCGCGGGCACCAGCGCCTCCATCGACGACGCGATCCTGCCCTATCTCGTCGCCAGCGACGCCTCGCTCGTGGACGGGCGGCTGGTGGGCGACCCCACCGAAGGCGCGCTTCTCGTGCTCGGCCACAAGGCGGGCCTCGACGTGACGGCGACCCGCGAGCGACTGCCCCGGCTCGCCACGCTTCCGTTCGACCCGGCGTACAAACTGATGGCCACCTTCCACCCGGCCACCGACGACAAGGGACAGCCGGTCGTACGCTGCTTCGTCAAGGGCGCGGCGCCCGCCGTCCTCGCCCGCACCGCCACGGCCCTCTCTGGCCACTCCGAGATCGCGTTCGATGCCTGCCTGCGGGAGCGGGCCGAGGGCGAGGTCGAGCGGATGGAGCGCATCGGCCACCGGGTGATGGCCGCCGCCACCCGGGACCTCGACCCCGCGACGGTCAAGCTGGACGGCGATCTCCTCGCCCTGGTCACGGAGTTGCGGATCACCAGTCTCGTCGGCATGGTCGATCCACCGCGCGCCGAGTCCAAGGCCGCCGTCGCCGCCGCGCAGGCCGCCCACATCCGCGTACGGATGGTCACCGGCGACGACGTCATCACCGGTGCGGCGGTCGCCGAGCAGGTCGGGATCGGCGGCGAGGCGATCCTCGGCGCCGAGTTCGCCGCCCTTCCGGAGGACGAGCGGCTCGCCCGCATCGACGACATCGGCGTGGTGGGCCGGGTGGCCCCCGAGCACAAGGTGCTGCTCGCCGAGACCCTGAAGAAGAACGGCGACGTGGTCGCGATGACCGGCGACGGAGTCAACGACGCCCCCGCCATCAAGGCCGCCGACATCGGCATCGCCATGGGCTCCGGCACCGAGGTCGCCAAGAACGCCGGGCGGATGATCCTGTCCGACGACAACTTCGCGACGATCGTCCACGCGGTGGAGCAGGGCCGCAAGATCTACGACAACCTCACCAAGTACATCCGCTTCGTCCTGGTGCTCCTCGTCGTGTTCGTGCTGACGTTCCTCGGCGCCGCCGTGTTCGACATCGCCGACGGCGAGCCGTTCACGCCCCCGCAGGTGCTGTGGATCCACTTCGTCGTCAACGCGGCCTTCGGCTTCTCCCTCGGCTTCGACCGGGTCAGTCCCGGACTCATGGCCCGGCGCCCGCGGCCGCGCGGCGAAGCGGTCATGACACCCGCCCTGATGCTCACGGTCGGCCTTGCCGGGGTGGCCGTCTCCGCCGGACTGCTCGCCCTGATCCAGCTGGGCGAGTCGCGCTACGACAGCGTGCGCGTCGGCAACTCCATCGCCTTCGCCTCGTTCGCGCTGTGCCTGATCGTGGCCGCCCTGGAGTGCCGCAGCCAGACCGGAACGGTGCTGACCGCCGACACCTTCGACAGCAAGCAGCTGAACTGGACGATCCTGGGCGAGTTCATGCTCGCCGTCCTGGTGACGCAGACGGACGCCTTCAACCGGCTCCTGGACACCGTGCCGCTCGGCATCGGCCAGTTCGGCTGGGCGCTCCTGCCCGCCCTCGCGCTGCTCGCGCTGTGGGAGGTGGGCAAACTCATCGCCCGGAACCGCGCGCGGCCCGCGGGCCCCGAGCGGCGGTGA
- a CDS encoding polyphosphate kinase 2 family protein — MKDGRARTRDARAERIAEFVAPLRVEPGSKVNLSKDFDPARKAGIKSRKEGEELLRSGVVLLADYQQRLAAEGSHGVLLCLQALDAGGKDGTIRHVMSGVNPQGVHVANFKVPSAEELGHDYLWRYGRRLPRRGEIGIFNRSHYEEVLVVRVHPELLDRQRLPGKTKGKKKFWRRRYREINAWERYLTDNGFRIVKVFLNLSKEEQRIRFLKRIDVPDRNWKFSAADARERTRWDAYQAAFSDMLSATSTPWAPWYVVPADHKWYARICASAVLSHTLIDIDPRFPEIDDKSRHELELEKRQLEDEAPSGAARDPYAESLSLRGLRGHRDHQGHRGDRRRAR; from the coding sequence ATGAAGGACGGACGGGCACGTACCAGGGACGCGAGGGCCGAGCGGATCGCGGAGTTCGTCGCGCCGCTGCGAGTCGAGCCGGGCTCGAAGGTGAACCTGTCCAAGGACTTCGACCCCGCTCGCAAGGCAGGCATCAAGAGCCGGAAGGAGGGAGAGGAGCTGCTGCGCAGCGGGGTCGTCCTGCTGGCCGACTACCAGCAGAGGCTGGCCGCCGAGGGCAGCCACGGGGTGCTCCTCTGTCTCCAGGCGCTGGACGCGGGAGGCAAGGACGGCACGATCCGTCATGTCATGAGCGGGGTGAACCCGCAGGGCGTGCACGTCGCCAACTTCAAGGTGCCGTCGGCCGAGGAACTGGGGCACGACTATCTCTGGCGCTACGGCCGCAGGCTGCCGCGCCGCGGAGAGATCGGCATCTTCAACCGGTCGCACTACGAGGAGGTCCTCGTGGTGCGGGTGCACCCGGAACTCCTGGACCGCCAGCGGCTGCCGGGCAAGACCAAGGGCAAGAAGAAGTTCTGGCGCCGGCGCTACCGGGAGATCAACGCGTGGGAGCGCTATCTGACCGACAACGGGTTCAGGATCGTCAAGGTGTTCCTGAACCTGTCCAAGGAGGAACAGCGCATCCGCTTCCTCAAACGGATCGACGTCCCGGACAGGAACTGGAAGTTCTCGGCGGCGGACGCGCGTGAACGCACCCGGTGGGACGCCTACCAGGCGGCGTTCTCCGACATGCTGTCCGCCACGAGCACGCCCTGGGCCCCGTGGTACGTCGTGCCCGCCGACCACAAGTGGTACGCCCGCATCTGCGCATCCGCGGTGCTCTCCCACACCCTGATCGACATCGATCCGCGCTTCCCGGAGATCGACGACAAGAGCCGCCACGAACTGGAGCTGGAAAAGCGGCAGTTGGAGGACGAAGCGCCAAGCGGCGCGGCCCGCGACCCGTATGCGGAGTCGCTCAGCCTCCGAGGCCTTCGAGGCCACCGGGACCACCAAGGCCACCGGGGCGATCGGAGGCGGGCGCGATGA
- a CDS encoding MFS transporter: MTVASVPDAAAALQRRRDRRRMLVPLALAQFICSFAGSNMTVMIQDISEDLDTTVQGVQVAITAFLLVMAALMIPAGTLTVRFGRKRCLVVGLSVYGIGALISAVAPGLGVLILGNSILEGIGTALLIPPVYILTTLLFTEVTDRARAFGAIMAMGGIGAAAGPLLGGLITSAISWRAAFVFQAAVVAVIILLSRHLVDPLPVDTDRDFDTVGAILSAVGLILVVMGILATDDNGWLAGGLLLVGALVLVAFFRWIRAKERAGAQPLLPTELFRNRTSNLGLITQHTQWLMLMGISFVVAAYLQVVRGYDAISTGVIFSASTVGLLATSLGAERFAKRREQRTLVMTGFAVTVCGICLLIAMAHGSPSAWSFAPGLLLIGLGLGVMLTPSVNIVQSSFPEDLQGEISGLSRSVSNLGSSVGTAIAGTILVADPSVGPYAVSLVVLAAIGLGGLAAASMLPRTPAPTHPAKTTGPRQRRS; encoded by the coding sequence ATGACCGTGGCGTCCGTACCCGACGCAGCAGCAGCCCTACAGCGGCGCCGCGACCGGCGCCGGATGCTCGTGCCACTCGCGCTGGCACAGTTCATCTGCAGCTTCGCCGGATCGAACATGACCGTCATGATCCAGGACATCAGCGAGGACCTGGACACCACCGTGCAGGGCGTGCAGGTCGCGATCACCGCATTCCTGCTGGTGATGGCGGCCCTGATGATCCCCGCCGGCACCCTCACCGTCCGCTTCGGCCGCAAGCGCTGCCTCGTCGTCGGCCTGTCCGTGTACGGGATCGGCGCGCTGATCAGCGCTGTCGCGCCCGGCCTCGGCGTCCTCATCCTGGGCAACTCGATCCTTGAGGGCATCGGCACCGCCCTGCTCATCCCGCCGGTCTACATCCTCACGACCCTCCTGTTCACGGAGGTCACCGATCGGGCCCGCGCATTCGGGGCGATCATGGCGATGGGCGGTATCGGGGCGGCTGCCGGGCCGTTGCTCGGCGGCCTCATCACTTCGGCCATCAGCTGGCGGGCGGCGTTCGTCTTCCAGGCCGCGGTGGTCGCGGTCATCATCCTGCTGAGCCGTCACCTCGTCGATCCGCTGCCCGTGGACACCGATCGCGACTTCGACACCGTCGGCGCGATCCTGTCGGCCGTCGGTCTGATCCTCGTGGTCATGGGGATTCTCGCCACGGACGACAACGGCTGGCTCGCGGGTGGTCTGCTGCTGGTCGGCGCTCTGGTCCTGGTGGCGTTCTTCCGCTGGATACGCGCCAAGGAGCGTGCCGGGGCCCAACCCCTCCTGCCCACCGAGCTGTTCCGCAACCGGACGTCCAACCTCGGTCTGATCACCCAGCACACCCAGTGGCTGATGCTCATGGGGATCTCCTTCGTGGTCGCCGCCTATCTTCAGGTCGTCCGGGGGTACGACGCGATCAGCACCGGCGTGATCTTCAGCGCTTCCACCGTGGGCCTGCTCGCCACCTCGCTCGGCGCCGAGCGTTTCGCCAAACGGCGCGAGCAGCGGACCCTCGTCATGACCGGTTTCGCCGTGACCGTCTGCGGCATCTGTCTGCTCATCGCCATGGCCCACGGTTCACCGAGCGCCTGGAGCTTCGCCCCCGGGCTGCTTCTCATCGGCCTGGGGCTCGGGGTGATGCTGACTCCGTCGGTGAACATCGTGCAGTCGAGCTTCCCCGAGGATCTGCAGGGCGAGATCTCCGGCCTGTCCCGCAGCGTGTCCAACCTCGGCTCCTCGGTGGGCACCGCGATCGCAGGCACCATCCTGGTCGCCGACCCGTCCGTGGGCCCGTACGCCGTCTCGCTCGTAGTGCTGGCCGCCATCGGCCTCGGCGGCCTGGCCGCCGCCTCAATGCTCCCTCGCACCCCGGCACCGACACACCCCGCCAAGACCACCGGGCCACGTCAGCGACGGTCGTAG
- a CDS encoding RDD family protein, which produces MTVVGGGVRPGPDAAGIVSRGVAAVVDALILALMGLAVQVGAGCALLLTTGPPFRFAEFPPWLSVSVSWAVTVAYLGGAWAAIGCTPGCRLMGLRVTDRAGRLLGLPRSLARAVLCVTFPLGLCWILLSRRRAALQDLVVASTVSYDRR; this is translated from the coding sequence GTGACCGTGGTGGGCGGCGGGGTTCGGCCCGGACCCGATGCTGCCGGGATCGTCTCGCGTGGGGTCGCGGCAGTGGTCGACGCGCTGATCCTGGCGTTGATGGGCCTCGCGGTCCAAGTGGGCGCCGGGTGCGCGCTCCTGCTCACCACCGGGCCCCCGTTCCGGTTCGCCGAGTTCCCCCCATGGCTCTCCGTGTCCGTCAGCTGGGCCGTGACGGTCGCCTACTTGGGGGGCGCGTGGGCCGCGATCGGCTGTACGCCCGGCTGCCGCCTGATGGGCCTGCGCGTCACCGACCGCGCGGGCCGACTGCTGGGGCTGCCGCGTTCCCTGGCACGTGCCGTGCTGTGCGTGACGTTTCCGCTGGGGCTGTGCTGGATACTGCTCAGTCGGCGCAGGGCGGCGCTGCAAGACCTGGTGGTGGCCAGCACCGTGTCGTACGACCGCCGTTGA
- a CDS encoding universal stress protein: MSEHGKGAGRPVLVGVEQGGDQPAVVRYAARHASLHGLPLTLLHVAAEGSSLAGPGEGHADGGEPGPVTQAVATLVKPLVELVETEFPDVAVTAEAVAGRPAAVLVERSAEAAWLVVGHRGGGGFPRLPLGSVSWQVATHASCPVVVVRPGENTARENRVVVGVDVHDVPHEALDLAYAEAHVRGARLEMVYGAFHLGQMPAGPGMVAPNFEELDERARQALRAEAAKRLSRYPEVAVDLRVEQVRPATILSEASRHAALLVVGSHGRTGLRRLMLGSVSGEALHTAECPVAVVPHRH; encoded by the coding sequence ATGTCAGAGCACGGCAAGGGGGCGGGACGGCCTGTCCTGGTCGGAGTCGAGCAAGGAGGCGACCAGCCCGCCGTGGTGCGTTACGCGGCGCGGCACGCGTCGCTGCACGGCCTCCCACTGACCCTCCTGCACGTCGCGGCGGAGGGATCTTCGTTGGCCGGGCCCGGGGAAGGGCACGCAGACGGGGGAGAGCCGGGCCCGGTGACGCAGGCGGTGGCGACGCTCGTGAAGCCGTTGGTGGAGCTGGTCGAGACGGAGTTCCCCGATGTGGCGGTGACGGCAGAGGCCGTGGCCGGACGGCCCGCGGCGGTGCTGGTGGAACGCTCCGCCGAAGCGGCATGGCTGGTGGTCGGCCACCGCGGCGGTGGCGGATTCCCCCGCCTGCCGCTGGGCTCGGTGAGCTGGCAGGTGGCCACCCACGCCTCCTGTCCCGTCGTCGTGGTCCGCCCGGGGGAGAACACCGCCCGGGAGAACCGGGTCGTGGTCGGCGTGGACGTCCACGACGTTCCGCACGAGGCCCTGGATCTCGCCTACGCCGAGGCGCACGTCCGAGGAGCCAGGCTGGAGATGGTGTACGGCGCGTTTCATCTCGGCCAGATGCCCGCGGGGCCGGGCATGGTGGCGCCCAATTTCGAGGAGCTCGACGAACGGGCGCGACAGGCGCTGCGGGCAGAGGCCGCCAAGCGCCTCAGCCGGTACCCGGAAGTGGCGGTCGACCTGCGGGTCGAGCAGGTGCGGCCCGCGACGATCCTCTCCGAGGCGTCACGGCACGCGGCCCTGCTGGTCGTGGGTTCGCACGGACGTACCGGACTGCGACGGCTGATGCTCGGATCCGTCAGCGGCGAGGCGCTGCACACGGCGGAGTGCCCTGTGGCGGTAGTGCCGCACAGGCATTGA
- a CDS encoding FMN-binding glutamate synthase family protein, with product MGFGLTALSLTVSPWWWPPAAIALALTAVGLYDLLQRKHSVLRNYPLLGHLRYLLESLRPELQQYFVERNNDGRPFDRDVRSIVYERAKGTAAEEAFGTERDVYAEGYDFLVHSIAPVPVRETPPVVRIGGPDCTRPYDMALLNVSAMSFGSLSANAVLALNHGAALGGFAHDTGEGGISEYHLRYGGDLVWEVGTGYFGCRTKDGGFDPRQFAEQAARDEVKCVSLKLSQGAKPGSGGLLPGSKVNAEIARARGVPEGETVVSPSYHRVFSTPRELIRFLAHMRELADGKPVGFKLCVGSRREFLALCKAMLAEGSTPDFIIVDGSEGGTGAAPLEFADHLGQPLTDGLLIVHNALTGAGLRDRIRIGASGKVATGADIVKLLIQGADYTNAARAMMFAVGCIQAQRCHTNTCPVGVTTQDPRRARALDVPDKSLRVERFQTATVAGAMKIMAAMGVSEPGELRPHMLRRRTGPATILAGQELHERLAPGELLDNTPPHWADDWSAADPDRFA from the coding sequence ATGGGCTTCGGGCTCACGGCGCTGTCCCTCACGGTCTCGCCGTGGTGGTGGCCACCTGCCGCGATCGCACTGGCCCTGACCGCCGTAGGCCTGTACGACCTGCTCCAGCGCAAGCATTCCGTGCTGCGCAACTATCCACTCCTGGGTCACCTCCGCTACCTGCTGGAGAGCCTGCGCCCGGAACTCCAGCAGTACTTCGTCGAGCGCAACAACGACGGCCGTCCCTTCGACCGGGACGTCCGCAGCATCGTCTACGAGCGGGCGAAAGGCACCGCGGCGGAAGAGGCCTTCGGGACCGAACGCGACGTCTACGCCGAGGGCTACGACTTCCTGGTGCACTCCATCGCGCCCGTACCGGTACGCGAGACTCCGCCCGTCGTCCGCATCGGCGGTCCGGACTGCACCCGGCCGTACGACATGGCGCTCCTGAACGTCTCGGCGATGAGCTTCGGTTCGCTGTCCGCCAACGCCGTGCTCGCGCTCAACCACGGCGCCGCGCTCGGCGGCTTCGCCCACGACACGGGAGAGGGCGGCATCTCCGAGTACCACCTGCGGTACGGCGGCGACCTCGTCTGGGAGGTCGGCACGGGATACTTCGGCTGCCGCACGAAGGACGGCGGCTTCGATCCGCGGCAGTTCGCCGAGCAAGCAGCGCGCGACGAGGTCAAATGCGTGTCGCTGAAGCTGTCCCAGGGCGCCAAGCCCGGCAGCGGCGGCCTGCTGCCCGGCAGCAAGGTCAACGCGGAGATCGCCCGGGCCCGCGGCGTTCCCGAGGGCGAGACCGTCGTCTCGCCCTCCTACCACCGCGTCTTCAGCACGCCACGTGAACTGATCCGGTTCCTGGCACACATGCGGGAACTCGCCGACGGAAAACCCGTGGGGTTCAAGCTCTGCGTCGGATCCCGCCGCGAGTTCCTGGCCCTCTGCAAGGCCATGCTGGCGGAAGGCAGCACCCCGGACTTCATCATCGTGGACGGTTCGGAGGGCGGCACCGGAGCCGCGCCCCTCGAATTCGCCGATCACCTCGGTCAGCCCCTCACCGACGGACTGCTCATCGTCCACAACGCCCTGACGGGCGCGGGTCTGCGCGACCGGATCCGCATCGGCGCCAGCGGCAAGGTCGCCACCGGCGCCGACATCGTCAAGCTCCTCATCCAGGGCGCCGACTACACCAACGCGGCCCGCGCCATGATGTTCGCCGTCGGCTGCATCCAGGCCCAGCGCTGCCACACCAACACCTGTCCCGTCGGCGTGACCACCCAGGACCCACGCCGTGCCCGCGCCCTCGACGTGCCCGACAAGTCGCTGCGCGTCGAACGTTTCCAGACGGCCACGGTCGCCGGCGCGATGAAGATCATGGCGGCCATGGGGGTGTCCGAGCCCGGCGAGCTCCGCCCGCACATGCTGCGCCGGCGCACCGGCCCTGCCACCATCCTCGCCGGTCAGGAGCTCCACGAACGCCTGGCCCCCGGGGAGCTCCTCGACAACACCCCGCCGCACTGGGCCGATGACTGGTCGGCCGCCGATCCCGACCGGTTCGCCTAG
- a CDS encoding FAD-dependent monooxygenase produces the protein MPQRAATIVGGGIGGLAAAIALHRRGWRVEVLERAPEFTEIGAGISLWPNALRALDALGLADTVRALGAVEDGGGVRDRKGRWLTRTDNAELTRRFGHPLLVLHRADLLRALTEALPADSLRPDSEVSQVRDDDHGPVVEHPGGESRPDLVIGADGLRSAVRGALWPRAAGPRYAGYTAWRMVTEPLADPPAEGAATWGRGERFGCTALPGGRMYCFATASLPAGTTSDSSEHDELLRRFGSWPDPIPRLLAAVPPHAVLRHDLYDLPPLPSFVRGRVALLGDAAHAMTPNLGQGACQALEDAVTLAHCLDSDPDDMAAALRSYDLLRRPRTQAITRRSARLGDMGQLAWPPAVLLRDAAARLMPARATLRSMTRVLGWTAPGEQSPTTKNETP, from the coding sequence ATGCCGCAGCGCGCCGCGACCATCGTCGGCGGCGGGATCGGCGGCCTCGCGGCAGCCATCGCCCTGCACCGCCGGGGCTGGCGCGTCGAAGTCCTGGAGCGGGCCCCGGAGTTCACCGAGATCGGCGCCGGCATCTCCCTGTGGCCCAACGCGCTGCGAGCCCTCGACGCGCTCGGCCTGGCCGACACCGTCCGGGCACTCGGCGCCGTCGAGGACGGCGGCGGCGTACGCGACCGCAAGGGCCGCTGGCTGACCCGCACGGACAATGCGGAGCTGACCCGCCGCTTCGGCCACCCCCTGCTGGTCCTCCACCGCGCCGACCTGCTGCGTGCCCTCACCGAGGCGCTGCCCGCCGACAGCCTGCGGCCGGACAGCGAGGTCTCCCAGGTCCGCGACGACGACCACGGCCCGGTCGTAGAGCACCCCGGCGGCGAGTCCCGGCCCGACCTCGTCATCGGCGCCGACGGGCTGCGCAGCGCGGTCCGCGGTGCGCTGTGGCCCCGTGCGGCCGGCCCCCGGTACGCCGGATATACCGCCTGGCGCATGGTCACCGAGCCGCTCGCCGACCCGCCCGCCGAGGGCGCGGCGACCTGGGGTCGCGGGGAGAGGTTCGGCTGCACGGCGCTGCCGGGCGGGCGGATGTACTGCTTCGCGACCGCTTCGCTACCGGCGGGAACGACCAGCGACTCGTCCGAACACGACGAACTGCTGCGCCGGTTCGGGTCCTGGCCGGACCCCATCCCCCGTCTTCTGGCCGCGGTCCCCCCGCACGCGGTGCTCCGGCACGACCTCTACGACCTGCCACCGCTGCCCTCCTTCGTACGCGGCCGGGTCGCGCTGCTCGGGGACGCGGCCCATGCCATGACCCCGAACCTCGGCCAGGGTGCGTGCCAGGCGCTCGAAGACGCGGTCACTCTGGCCCACTGCCTGGACTCCGACCCTGACGACATGGCCGCCGCACTCCGCTCGTACGACCTGCTGCGCCGCCCACGGACCCAGGCCATCACGCGCCGCTCCGCCCGGCTCGGCGACATGGGCCAGCTCGCATGGCCGCCCGCCGTGCTGCTGCGCGACGCGGCAGCGCGGCTGATGCCCGCGCGGGCGACGCT